From the Gemmatimonadaceae bacterium genome, one window contains:
- a CDS encoding carboxymuconolactone decarboxylase family protein yields MVNPRFSYATSAPGAYQAMVGLEKYLHQCGLEESLIHLIKLRASQINGCAYCIDMHWKDLRAIGENEQRLYSLDAWRECPYYTDRERAALAWTEAVTLVADGHVPDAVYDEVQPHFTEKELSDLTFAIATINAWNRLAISARTEPGTYESRLTPAK; encoded by the coding sequence ATGGTGAACCCACGCTTCAGCTATGCGACGTCGGCACCCGGCGCGTACCAGGCCATGGTGGGCCTGGAAAAGTATCTGCACCAGTGCGGGCTCGAGGAATCGTTGATCCACCTGATCAAGCTGCGGGCGTCGCAGATCAACGGCTGCGCCTACTGCATCGACATGCATTGGAAGGACCTGCGGGCCATCGGCGAGAACGAGCAGCGGCTGTACTCGCTGGATGCATGGCGCGAGTGTCCGTATTACACCGATCGCGAACGCGCCGCGCTGGCGTGGACGGAGGCGGTGACGCTGGTGGCCGACGGCCACGTGCCCGACGCCGTGTACGACGAGGTGCAGCCGCACTTCACCGAGAAGGAGTTGTCCGATCTCACGTTCGCCATCGCCACGATCAACGCGTGGAACCGGCTGGCGATCTCGGCACGCACCGAGCCGGGCACGTACGAGTCCAGGCTGACGCCGGCGAAGTGA
- a CDS encoding RidA family protein: MTRQLISSGTSWEKLYGYSRAVRQGNAVYVAGTTAVDESGAVVGEDDPHQQARFIYAKIEKALAEAGASLKDVVRVRTFVTDISWWTEVARAQGEVFADIRPAATLVQVSALVDPKLLVEIEVDAVVA, from the coding sequence ATGACCAGGCAGCTGATCTCGTCGGGAACGAGTTGGGAGAAGCTCTACGGCTACAGCCGCGCCGTGCGGCAGGGGAACGCCGTGTACGTGGCCGGCACCACCGCCGTGGACGAGTCGGGGGCCGTGGTCGGGGAGGACGACCCTCACCAGCAGGCCCGGTTCATCTATGCGAAAATTGAAAAGGCCCTCGCCGAAGCGGGGGCCTCTCTCAAGGACGTGGTTCGCGTACGGACCTTCGTCACCGACATCTCATGGTGGACCGAGGTGGCGCGGGCGCAGGGCGAGGTGTTCGCGGACATTCGCCCTGCGGCCACGCTGGTGCAGGTGAGCGCGTTGGTGGATCCGAAGTTGCTGGTCGAAATTGAAGTGGACGCCGTTGTAGCGTAG